One Arvicanthis niloticus isolate mArvNil1 chromosome 3, mArvNil1.pat.X, whole genome shotgun sequence DNA segment encodes these proteins:
- the Tsc22d1 gene encoding TSC22 domain family protein 1 isoform X2, whose amino-acid sequence MHQPPESTAAAAAAADISARKMAHPAMFPRRGSGGGSASALNAAGTGVSGAAPSSEDFPPPSLLQPPPPAASSTQGPQPPPPQSLNLLSQAQLQGQPLAPGGTQMKKKSGFQITSVTPAQISASVSSNNSIAEDTESYDDLDESHTEDLSSSEILDVSLSRATDLGEPERSSSEETLNNFQEAETPGAVSPNQPHLPQPHLPHLPQQNVVINGNAHPHHLHHHHHIHHGHHLHHGHHHSSHAAVASTSIPGGPPSSPVSRKLSTTGSSDGGVPAAPPPAVSSGGLPASVMTNIRAPSTTGGIGVNSVTGTNATNNVNIATVGGFSPSVTNSAHGNASISTSNIPNAASLSSGPGVTSGVNVNVLSGMGNGTVSSSPVANSVLNAAAGITVGVVSSQQQQQQPTVNTSRFRVVKLDSTSEPFKKGRWTCTEFYEKENAGPATEGVAINKVVETVKQTPTEVSSSERESTSGSSVSSSVSTLSHYTESVGSGEMGAPSVVQQQPLPPAPPGLQGVALQQLDFSSPAPQSIAAVSIPQSISQSQMSQVQLQPQELSFQQKQSLQPVPLQATMSAATGIQPSPVNVVGVTSAVGQQPSVSSLAQPQLPYSQTAPPVQTPLPGAPPQQLQYGQQQPMVPTQIAPGHGQLATQNPTSEYVQQQQPPPMFQAAMSAGQSSSTGPGAGTSVIPVSQPQGIQLPVQPTAVQAQPAGASGQPIGQAQTAVSTVPAGGQIANISQQANIPTAVQQPSTQVTPSVIQQGAPPSSQVVLPAPTGIIHQGVQTSASSLPQQLVIAAQSTLVTVPPQPQGVETVAQGVVSQQLPTGSPLPSASTISVTNQVSSAGPPGMPSVPTNLVPPQNIAQPPATQNGSLVQSVSQSPLIATNINLPLAQQIPLSSTQFSTQSLAQAIGSQMEDTRRPAEPSLGGLPQTISGDSGGMSAVSDGSSSSLAASASLFPLKVLPLTTPLVDGEDESSISVLLSYQRCKE is encoded by the exons ATGCACCAGCCGCCAGAGTCCACCGCCGCGGCGGCCGCTGCTGCAGACATTAGTGCTAGGAAGATGGCGCACCCGGCAATGTTCCCTCGAAGGGGCAGCGGTGGTGGCAGCGCCTCTGCTCTCAATGCAGCAGGTACCGGCGTCAGTGGTGCTGCTCCATCTTCTGAAGATTTTCCTCCTCCTTCGCTGCTCCAGCCGCCGCCTCCTGCTGCATCTTCCACGCAGGGACCACAGCCTCCGCCTCCACAAAGCCTGAACCTCCTCTCGCAGGCTCAGCTGCAGGGACAGCCTCTTGCGCCAGGCGGAActcagatgaaaaagaaaagtggCTTCCAGATAACTAGCGTTACTCCGGCTCAGATCTCTGCCAGCGTCAGCTCTAACAACAGCATAGCAGAGGACACGGAGAGCTACGACGATCTAGATGAGTCGCACACGGAAGATCTCTCTTCTTCCGAGATCCTTGATGTCTCCCTTTCCAGGGCCACTGACTTAGGTGAGCCTGAACGCAGTTCCTCAGAGGAGACTCTGAATAACTTCCAGGAAGCTGAGACACCTGGGGCAGTCTCTCCTAACCAGCCCCACCTTCCTCAGCCTCATTTGCCTCACCTTCCACAACAGAACGTTGTGATCAATGGGAACGCTCATCCacaccacctccatcaccaccatcacatTCATCATGGGCACCACCTTCACCATGGACACCACCATTCATCACATGCTGCTGTGGCCAGTACATCCATCCCTGGAGGGCCACCCTCGAGCCCAGTGTCCAGGAAACTCTCCACAACTGGAAGTTCCGATGGTGGTGTGCCAGCCGCACCTCCTCCTGCTGTCTCATCGGGTGGCTTACCTGCATCAGTGATGACAAACATCCGTGCTCCAAGTACTACAGGCGGCATAGGTGTAAATTCGGTTACTGGCACGAACGCAACGAATAATGTTAACATTGCTACTGTGGGCGGTTTCAGTCCCAGCGTGACGAACAGCGCGCATGGTAATGCTAGTATAAGTACAAGCAATATTCCTAATGCTGCTAGCCTAAGTAGTGGGCCTGGAGTTACCAGTGGTGTTAATGTGAATGTCTTGAGTGGCATGGGCAATGGTACCGTTTCTTCCTCTCCTGTTGCTAACAGTGTCCTTAATGCAGCTGCAGGTATCACTGTGGGAGTGGTTTccagtcagcagcagcagcaacaaccaacAGTTAACACATCGAGGTTCAGAGTTGTGAAGTTAGACTCTACTTCTGAACCCTTTAAAAAAGGTAGATGGACTTGCACTGAATTCTATGAGAAAGAAAATGCTGGGCCAGCTACAGAAGGCGTGGCCATAAATAAAGTGGTGGAGACAGTGAAGCAAACCCCCACGGAAGTGTCGTCTTCGGAGAGGGAGAGCACGAGTGGGAGCTCCGTGAGCAGCAGTGTCAGCACACTGAGTCACTACACAGAGAGTGTGGGAAGTGGGGAGATGGGAGCCCCTTCTGTGGTGCAGCAGCAGCCGCTACCACCAGCGCCTCCAGGTCTTCAAGGTGTGGCCCTCCAACAGCTGGACTTCAGTAGCCCTGCTCCACAGAGTATTGCGGCGGTTAGTATACCACAGAGTATTTCCCAGTCGCAGATGTCACAAGTACAGTTACAGCCTCAAGAATTGAGCTTTCAGCAGAAGCAGAGTCTTCAACCTGTTCCTCTGCAAGCCACTATGAGTGCAGCAACTGGTATCCAGCCTTCACCTGTCAACGTGGTTGGTGTGACGTCAGCTGTAGGCCAACAGCCTTCTGTTTCCAGTCTGGCTCAACCCCAGCTGCCATATTCTCAGACAGCTCCTCCCGTGCAAACTCCTCTTCCAGGGGCACCACCCCAGCAGTTACAATATGGGCAACAGCAACCAATGGTTCCTACACAGATAGCCCCAGGCCATGGCCAGCTAGCGACTCAAAATCCTACTTCAGAGTAcgtacagcagcagcagccgccacCAATGTTTCAAGCAGCAATGTCGGCTGGACAGTCCAGTTCCACAGGCCCAGGAGCAGGAACATCAGTGATTCCTGTGTCTCAGCCACAAGGGATCCAGCTGCCCGTGCAGCCCACAGCAGTACAAGCACAACCTGCAGGGGCGTCAGGGCAGCCCATTGGCCAGGCTCAAACAGCAGTGTCCACTGTACCAGCTGGTGGTCAGATTGCAAATATCAGTCAACAGGCAAACATACCCACTGCAGTACAGCAGCCCTCTACCCAGGTTACACCTTCAGTTATTCAGCAAGGTGCTCCTCCGTCTTCACAAGTAGTCCTACCTGCTCCAACTGGGATAATTCATCAGGGAGTTCAAACTAGTGCTTCAAGCCTTCCTCAACAATTGGTCATTGCAGCCCAGAGTACCTTGGTAACTGTGCCTCCCCAGCCACAGGGAGTAGAAACCGTGGCTCAAGGAGTTGTTTCCCAGCAGTTGCCCACAGGTAGTCCTCTGCCCTCTGCAAGCACTATCTCTGTTACAAATCAGGTTAGTTCAGCTGGCCCTCCTGGAATGCCTTCTGTCCCAACAAACTTAGTTCCACCACAGAATATAGCACAACCCCCAGCCACCCAAAATGGCAGTTTGGTTCAAAGTGTTAGTCAATCTCCCTTGATAGCCACTAACATAAATTTGCCTTTGGCACAGCAGATACCACTAAGTTCTACTCAGTTCTCTACACAATCATTAGCTCAGGCGATTGGAAGCCAAATGGAAGATACCAGGCGCCCAGCGGAGCCCTCCTTAGGCGGCTTACCTCAGACTATCAGTGGTGACAGTGGGGGAATGTCAGCAGTTTCAGATGGGAGTAGCAGCAGCCTAgcagcctctgcttctctcttcccGTTGAAGGTGCTACCGCTGACAACACCCCTGGTGGATGGCGAGGACGAGAG CTCTATTTCAGTGCTTCTCTCCTACCAGAGGTGCAAGGAGTGA
- the Tsc22d1 gene encoding TSC22 domain family protein 1 isoform X1, producing MHQPPESTAAAAAAADISARKMAHPAMFPRRGSGGGSASALNAAGTGVSGAAPSSEDFPPPSLLQPPPPAASSTQGPQPPPPQSLNLLSQAQLQGQPLAPGGTQMKKKSGFQITSVTPAQISASVSSNNSIAEDTESYDDLDESHTEDLSSSEILDVSLSRATDLGEPERSSSEETLNNFQEAETPGAVSPNQPHLPQPHLPHLPQQNVVINGNAHPHHLHHHHHIHHGHHLHHGHHHSSHAAVASTSIPGGPPSSPVSRKLSTTGSSDGGVPAAPPPAVSSGGLPASVMTNIRAPSTTGGIGVNSVTGTNATNNVNIATVGGFSPSVTNSAHGNASISTSNIPNAASLSSGPGVTSGVNVNVLSGMGNGTVSSSPVANSVLNAAAGITVGVVSSQQQQQQPTVNTSRFRVVKLDSTSEPFKKGRWTCTEFYEKENAGPATEGVAINKVVETVKQTPTEVSSSERESTSGSSVSSSVSTLSHYTESVGSGEMGAPSVVQQQPLPPAPPGLQGVALQQLDFSSPAPQSIAAVSIPQSISQSQMSQVQLQPQELSFQQKQSLQPVPLQATMSAATGIQPSPVNVVGVTSAVGQQPSVSSLAQPQLPYSQTAPPVQTPLPGAPPQQLQYGQQQPMVPTQIAPGHGQLATQNPTSEYVQQQQPPPMFQAAMSAGQSSSTGPGAGTSVIPVSQPQGIQLPVQPTAVQAQPAGASGQPIGQAQTAVSTVPAGGQIANISQQANIPTAVQQPSTQVTPSVIQQGAPPSSQVVLPAPTGIIHQGVQTSASSLPQQLVIAAQSTLVTVPPQPQGVETVAQGVVSQQLPTGSPLPSASTISVTNQVSSAGPPGMPSVPTNLVPPQNIAQPPATQNGSLVQSVSQSPLIATNINLPLAQQIPLSSTQFSTQSLAQAIGSQMEDTRRPAEPSLGGLPQTISGDSGGMSAVSDGSSSSLAASASLFPLKVLPLTTPLVDGEDESSGASVVAIDNKIEQAMDLVKSHLMYAVREEVEVLKEQIKELIEKNSQLEQENNLLKTLASPEQLAQFQAQLQTGSPPATTQPQGTTQPPAQPASQGSGSTA from the coding sequence ATGCACCAGCCGCCAGAGTCCACCGCCGCGGCGGCCGCTGCTGCAGACATTAGTGCTAGGAAGATGGCGCACCCGGCAATGTTCCCTCGAAGGGGCAGCGGTGGTGGCAGCGCCTCTGCTCTCAATGCAGCAGGTACCGGCGTCAGTGGTGCTGCTCCATCTTCTGAAGATTTTCCTCCTCCTTCGCTGCTCCAGCCGCCGCCTCCTGCTGCATCTTCCACGCAGGGACCACAGCCTCCGCCTCCACAAAGCCTGAACCTCCTCTCGCAGGCTCAGCTGCAGGGACAGCCTCTTGCGCCAGGCGGAActcagatgaaaaagaaaagtggCTTCCAGATAACTAGCGTTACTCCGGCTCAGATCTCTGCCAGCGTCAGCTCTAACAACAGCATAGCAGAGGACACGGAGAGCTACGACGATCTAGATGAGTCGCACACGGAAGATCTCTCTTCTTCCGAGATCCTTGATGTCTCCCTTTCCAGGGCCACTGACTTAGGTGAGCCTGAACGCAGTTCCTCAGAGGAGACTCTGAATAACTTCCAGGAAGCTGAGACACCTGGGGCAGTCTCTCCTAACCAGCCCCACCTTCCTCAGCCTCATTTGCCTCACCTTCCACAACAGAACGTTGTGATCAATGGGAACGCTCATCCacaccacctccatcaccaccatcacatTCATCATGGGCACCACCTTCACCATGGACACCACCATTCATCACATGCTGCTGTGGCCAGTACATCCATCCCTGGAGGGCCACCCTCGAGCCCAGTGTCCAGGAAACTCTCCACAACTGGAAGTTCCGATGGTGGTGTGCCAGCCGCACCTCCTCCTGCTGTCTCATCGGGTGGCTTACCTGCATCAGTGATGACAAACATCCGTGCTCCAAGTACTACAGGCGGCATAGGTGTAAATTCGGTTACTGGCACGAACGCAACGAATAATGTTAACATTGCTACTGTGGGCGGTTTCAGTCCCAGCGTGACGAACAGCGCGCATGGTAATGCTAGTATAAGTACAAGCAATATTCCTAATGCTGCTAGCCTAAGTAGTGGGCCTGGAGTTACCAGTGGTGTTAATGTGAATGTCTTGAGTGGCATGGGCAATGGTACCGTTTCTTCCTCTCCTGTTGCTAACAGTGTCCTTAATGCAGCTGCAGGTATCACTGTGGGAGTGGTTTccagtcagcagcagcagcaacaaccaacAGTTAACACATCGAGGTTCAGAGTTGTGAAGTTAGACTCTACTTCTGAACCCTTTAAAAAAGGTAGATGGACTTGCACTGAATTCTATGAGAAAGAAAATGCTGGGCCAGCTACAGAAGGCGTGGCCATAAATAAAGTGGTGGAGACAGTGAAGCAAACCCCCACGGAAGTGTCGTCTTCGGAGAGGGAGAGCACGAGTGGGAGCTCCGTGAGCAGCAGTGTCAGCACACTGAGTCACTACACAGAGAGTGTGGGAAGTGGGGAGATGGGAGCCCCTTCTGTGGTGCAGCAGCAGCCGCTACCACCAGCGCCTCCAGGTCTTCAAGGTGTGGCCCTCCAACAGCTGGACTTCAGTAGCCCTGCTCCACAGAGTATTGCGGCGGTTAGTATACCACAGAGTATTTCCCAGTCGCAGATGTCACAAGTACAGTTACAGCCTCAAGAATTGAGCTTTCAGCAGAAGCAGAGTCTTCAACCTGTTCCTCTGCAAGCCACTATGAGTGCAGCAACTGGTATCCAGCCTTCACCTGTCAACGTGGTTGGTGTGACGTCAGCTGTAGGCCAACAGCCTTCTGTTTCCAGTCTGGCTCAACCCCAGCTGCCATATTCTCAGACAGCTCCTCCCGTGCAAACTCCTCTTCCAGGGGCACCACCCCAGCAGTTACAATATGGGCAACAGCAACCAATGGTTCCTACACAGATAGCCCCAGGCCATGGCCAGCTAGCGACTCAAAATCCTACTTCAGAGTAcgtacagcagcagcagccgccacCAATGTTTCAAGCAGCAATGTCGGCTGGACAGTCCAGTTCCACAGGCCCAGGAGCAGGAACATCAGTGATTCCTGTGTCTCAGCCACAAGGGATCCAGCTGCCCGTGCAGCCCACAGCAGTACAAGCACAACCTGCAGGGGCGTCAGGGCAGCCCATTGGCCAGGCTCAAACAGCAGTGTCCACTGTACCAGCTGGTGGTCAGATTGCAAATATCAGTCAACAGGCAAACATACCCACTGCAGTACAGCAGCCCTCTACCCAGGTTACACCTTCAGTTATTCAGCAAGGTGCTCCTCCGTCTTCACAAGTAGTCCTACCTGCTCCAACTGGGATAATTCATCAGGGAGTTCAAACTAGTGCTTCAAGCCTTCCTCAACAATTGGTCATTGCAGCCCAGAGTACCTTGGTAACTGTGCCTCCCCAGCCACAGGGAGTAGAAACCGTGGCTCAAGGAGTTGTTTCCCAGCAGTTGCCCACAGGTAGTCCTCTGCCCTCTGCAAGCACTATCTCTGTTACAAATCAGGTTAGTTCAGCTGGCCCTCCTGGAATGCCTTCTGTCCCAACAAACTTAGTTCCACCACAGAATATAGCACAACCCCCAGCCACCCAAAATGGCAGTTTGGTTCAAAGTGTTAGTCAATCTCCCTTGATAGCCACTAACATAAATTTGCCTTTGGCACAGCAGATACCACTAAGTTCTACTCAGTTCTCTACACAATCATTAGCTCAGGCGATTGGAAGCCAAATGGAAGATACCAGGCGCCCAGCGGAGCCCTCCTTAGGCGGCTTACCTCAGACTATCAGTGGTGACAGTGGGGGAATGTCAGCAGTTTCAGATGGGAGTAGCAGCAGCCTAgcagcctctgcttctctcttcccGTTGAAGGTGCTACCGCTGACAACACCCCTGGTGGATGGCGAGGACGAGAG